Proteins encoded by one window of Oscillospiraceae bacterium:
- a CDS encoding AraC family transcriptional regulator, whose product MQHVHYYLDQERNAFINPKLVFSGSLSVDRVWKGEKHAHDFCEIIYVLSGNGAAIIDGTKYAIKTNDILIYNPKVLHEEHSYSDEFNLVFFAVDNLKIPTLPDGCLISHEANPVIRVERKYSILKLMFQTLLEEINLKDTGYKAIATHLASCIVFYILRLMNMSTVNNEITERIKKTRDYINENYMNEINLDQLAASVYLSKFYYMHMFKEFFSVSPIKYQSNVRLQKAKELLLSTDLSIAEISEKVGYNNYVTFLRAFKIKENILPKKYRLDNCN is encoded by the coding sequence GTTTTTTCGGGATCATTGAGTGTTGATAGAGTATGGAAAGGCGAAAAACATGCACACGATTTTTGCGAGATCATCTATGTTCTTTCCGGCAATGGCGCCGCGATTATTGACGGCACGAAATATGCGATAAAAACAAATGATATTTTGATTTATAATCCGAAAGTCCTGCACGAGGAACATTCCTACAGCGATGAATTCAATTTAGTGTTTTTCGCCGTTGATAACCTTAAGATTCCCACTTTGCCGGATGGTTGCTTAATCAGTCACGAGGCTAACCCGGTTATCCGGGTTGAAAGAAAGTATTCCATTCTAAAACTGATGTTTCAGACGCTATTGGAAGAAATCAATTTAAAGGATACGGGTTATAAAGCAATTGCCACTCACCTTGCTTCCTGTATTGTTTTTTATATATTGAGATTAATGAATATGTCTACAGTAAACAATGAAATTACGGAAAGAATAAAAAAGACGAGAGATTATATCAACGAAAACTACATGAACGAGATAAATCTGGACCAGCTCGCTGCAAGCGTTTATTTGAGCAAGTTTTATTATATGCATATGTTCAAAGAGTTTTTTTCGGTTTCACCCATCAAGTATCAATCCAATGTACGTCTGCAAAAAGCCAAAGAATTACTGCTGTCAACGGATTTAAGCATTGCGGAAATATCCGAAAAAGTTGGATATAATAATTATGTTACATTTTTGAGGGCGTTTAAAATCAAAGAAAATATTTTGCCAAAAAAGTACAGACTAGATAATTGTAATTAA